The following coding sequences lie in one Silvanigrella aquatica genomic window:
- a CDS encoding trypsin-like serine protease, with protein MKLILILILIIINIFISTLFIACNNSNSSNNNYGAYSGPASCVNNKSLTLDETIVGGNQVTNNNTTLTGNNTVAIILNNQNNTKTIECTGTIVASNLILTAGHCFDEVGSSNTSPGWVIFADTYDSFNINNSASISCWQRPGGYIPCSVSDTYNCILNDITWVKINGNISRFNNYVTTSILANPQTISARESKWMLGFGKLSDNPPSRNSNKYMVQSSSSNTYPDTLPSGAARAFDSYTFSNAYENYLTVIGPNTTPPKGTCEGDSGGPVYVLRNGNYVLAALTQGSNSLLTPKPTNTSPTYTFDYTKYASCDDGYGVYTTVGNYISWIQSSSGVTLSTY; from the coding sequence ATGAAATTAATATTAATATTAATATTGATAATTATTAATATATTTATTTCGACTTTATTTATTGCATGTAATAATAGCAATTCATCTAATAATAATTACGGTGCTTACTCGGGTCCCGCCTCCTGTGTGAATAATAAAAGTTTGACTTTAGATGAAACCATTGTGGGAGGAAATCAAGTCACAAATAATAATACGACATTAACTGGAAATAATACTGTCGCCATTATTTTAAATAATCAAAATAACACTAAAACCATTGAATGCACGGGAACAATTGTGGCAAGCAATCTAATTTTAACGGCAGGCCATTGTTTTGATGAGGTTGGATCAAGTAACACTTCGCCAGGATGGGTCATATTTGCTGATACTTATGATTCTTTTAATATTAATAATTCTGCTTCCATTTCATGCTGGCAACGTCCTGGTGGATATATTCCTTGCTCTGTAAGCGACACCTATAATTGCATACTAAATGATATTACTTGGGTTAAAATTAATGGAAATATCAGTCGTTTTAATAATTATGTCACAACATCCATTTTAGCAAATCCTCAAACAATTTCAGCAAGAGAATCAAAATGGATGCTAGGATTTGGCAAGTTAAGCGATAACCCCCCAAGTAGGAATTCAAACAAATATATGGTTCAATCAAGTAGTTCTAATACTTATCCCGATACATTACCTTCAGGTGCAGCGAGAGCATTTGATTCCTATACTTTCTCGAATGCCTACGAAAATTATTTAACAGTCATTGGGCCTAATACAACACCACCTAAAGGAACATGCGAAGGGGATTCCGGTGGTCCTGTTTATGTTTTACGTAACGGAAATTACGTATTAGCGGCACTTACTCAAGGATCGAATAGCTTATTAACACCAAAACCAACAAATACAAGCCCCACCTATACTTTCGACTACACTAAATATGCTAGTTGTGATGATGGTTATGGAGTTTATACCACTGTCGGCAATTATATCAGCTGGATTCAATCGTCAAGCGGAGTTACTTTAAGTACTTATTAA
- a CDS encoding efflux transporter outer membrane subunit produces MNNLKFKNNLLFILLLISIASLTACTVGPDYNKVTFEFPENFKETADNKWKKADPKDDHDKGKWWEIFQDPVLNKLEEQLNISNQNIAAAMSQYDQAQALLGQSVSGYFPNVSGSGGATRQRSSATSVSPATESTGMNGTLSATWVPDLWGSVRRNVEASKAGAEASAAQLANVKLTAQASLAQYYFQILSADNDQKLLDDTTENYKKELEIVEQRKSAGTASESDYAQAATQYEQAQALALDNKITRAQYEHAMAVLLGNTPSEFYLEAKQAKLIPPDVPLVLPSELLERRPDVAQAERLVEQANAQIGVAIAAYFPNFNITANGGYSSSTFANLFNLPALFWSLGGNLTETLFDGGLRGAKVDAAKANYKALAAQYKQTVLSAFQNVEDNLAATRILKEEEEFQKNAAAHAQTVENLITHGYEVGTNTYSDVINAQTTSFTAQKTVNGISAKRMASTVNLIAALGGSWQKEEKK; encoded by the coding sequence ATGAACAACCTGAAATTTAAAAATAACTTACTTTTTATATTGTTACTTATATCAATCGCATCGCTAACAGCATGCACTGTGGGGCCAGATTACAATAAAGTGACTTTTGAATTTCCTGAAAATTTTAAAGAAACAGCGGATAATAAATGGAAAAAAGCAGATCCTAAAGATGACCATGATAAAGGAAAATGGTGGGAAATTTTTCAAGATCCTGTGCTGAATAAATTAGAAGAACAACTCAATATCTCAAATCAAAATATTGCAGCAGCTATGTCGCAATACGATCAGGCTCAAGCCTTGCTGGGGCAATCTGTTTCCGGATATTTTCCCAATGTCTCAGGATCGGGAGGAGCAACACGACAGAGATCTAGCGCCACAAGTGTAAGCCCTGCAACAGAATCAACAGGAATGAATGGCACTCTCAGCGCAACCTGGGTTCCCGATCTTTGGGGCAGCGTCCGTCGAAATGTAGAAGCTTCTAAAGCTGGTGCCGAAGCCAGCGCAGCACAACTTGCCAATGTTAAGTTAACAGCCCAAGCATCACTCGCCCAATATTATTTTCAAATATTATCCGCAGATAATGATCAAAAACTCCTTGATGACACGACAGAAAACTATAAAAAAGAGTTAGAAATTGTAGAGCAAAGAAAAAGCGCTGGAACTGCTTCCGAATCGGATTATGCTCAAGCCGCGACTCAATACGAACAAGCTCAAGCACTGGCACTGGATAATAAAATCACGCGCGCTCAATATGAACATGCCATGGCTGTGTTACTTGGTAATACACCCTCGGAGTTTTACCTTGAAGCAAAACAGGCAAAATTAATTCCGCCCGATGTTCCTTTAGTGTTACCTTCAGAACTTCTGGAACGGCGCCCTGATGTCGCTCAAGCAGAACGTCTTGTGGAACAAGCGAATGCTCAAATTGGAGTTGCCATCGCTGCTTATTTTCCAAATTTTAATATTACTGCTAATGGAGGATATTCCTCCAGCACATTTGCAAATTTATTTAATTTACCAGCTCTTTTTTGGTCATTAGGAGGTAACTTAACAGAAACATTATTTGATGGAGGATTACGAGGAGCAAAAGTCGATGCCGCAAAAGCAAACTATAAAGCACTCGCAGCACAATATAAACAAACTGTTTTATCCGCATTTCAAAATGTAGAAGACAATCTTGCTGCTACTCGCATTTTAAAAGAGGAGGAAGAATTTCAAAAAAATGCAGCAGCTCATGCACAAACTGTTGAAAACTTAATCACCCATGGCTATGAGGTGGGAACAAACACATATAGCGATGTTATTAATGCTCAGACTACATCTTTTACAGCACAAAAAACCGTAAATGGTATTTCCGCAAAAAGAATGGCCAGTACAGTTAATTTAATCGCAGCACTTGGCGGCAGTTGGCAAAAAGAAGAAAAAAAATAA
- a CDS encoding multidrug efflux RND transporter permease subunit — translation MKSLSTPFIERPIATSLFATIIILAGILAFRFLPVSQLPQIEFPTILVQASLPGASPEIMASSVATPLERQLGKIAGIAELTSSSSTGSTRVIIQFDLSRNIDGAARDVQAAINASLSQLPTDLPGNPTYRKVNPADAPIMIIALTSQIYSKGQIYDAASTILQQKVSQINGVGQVVVGGSSLPGVRVELNPNALNHYGISLETVRAAIQSANANKPKGHISDQYKTYDIITNDQIFKAYQYKPLVVTYSNGAPVTLNDLGDVVDSVEDIRNAGLADGKPSVLLIIFKQPGENVIETVDRVNEMMPHLKASIPAGIDMTVAMDRTPTIRASLRDVEKTLVISILLVILVVFLFLKNMSATIIPSIAVPLSLLGTFGIMYFLDYSLDNLSLMALTISTGFVVDDAIVVLENITRHIEDGMNPKQAALLGSKEVGFTVLSMSISLIAVFIPILLMGGIVGRLFREFAVTLSLAILVSLVVSLTITPTMCAKMLKSKKDNHKSIHSDEIKDKNRINFADKSKYFYDKSLQWALNHPRFMLSLTLLTVALSVFLYIVVPKGFFPQQDTGRIMGSIQADQNISFHSMEQKFTRFVEIIKADPAVAHVVGYTGGGSINSGNVYITLKPVEERKISPDLVINRLRGKVSEITGAKIFMQAAQDLVIGGRQGGAQFQYALAADSIPELNNWGQIIMNRVNLLPGIADVNFDQKDHGLESFVNIDHDAAARFGITPLSIDNTLYDAFGQRQVSVMYKSMNQYHVVMEVAPKYWQSPEFLNDIYLSSSEKTLVPLSAIAKYSANSSLLSVNHQDQFPATTLSFNLLPGVALGDAVSLIEKTVKEMNLPPSIRASFQGAAKAFQASLSTQPYLILAAIITVYIVLGILYESLIHPVTILSTIPSAGVGALLALIITGTDLSLIALIGIILLIGIVKKNAIMMIDFALHVKRNENKSSQEAIYQAALLRFRPIMMTTMAALLGAVPLAFGSGVGSELRKPLGISIIGGLIVSQFLTLYTTPIIYLYFEKISNWYQNKRQQQNGKTYEQPEI, via the coding sequence GTGAAAAGTCTTTCGACTCCCTTTATTGAAAGACCTATAGCAACTTCTCTTTTTGCCACAATAATTATTCTTGCGGGTATTCTTGCTTTTCGCTTTCTCCCCGTTTCACAACTCCCGCAAATTGAATTTCCCACAATTTTAGTACAGGCTTCACTGCCAGGTGCCAGTCCCGAAATTATGGCGAGCTCTGTCGCCACCCCCTTAGAAAGGCAGCTTGGAAAAATTGCTGGCATAGCAGAATTAACTTCAAGTAGTTCAACGGGATCAACAAGAGTTATCATTCAATTTGATTTAAGCAGAAATATCGATGGTGCCGCTCGGGATGTACAAGCAGCGATTAATGCATCACTCAGTCAATTGCCCACGGATTTACCTGGCAATCCCACATATCGAAAAGTGAATCCCGCCGATGCTCCCATTATGATTATTGCCTTGACTTCTCAAATTTATAGCAAAGGCCAAATATATGATGCTGCTTCCACAATATTGCAACAAAAAGTATCGCAAATTAATGGAGTGGGTCAGGTTGTTGTTGGAGGAAGCTCACTTCCCGGAGTGCGTGTCGAATTAAATCCCAATGCCTTAAATCACTACGGCATTTCCTTAGAAACAGTAAGAGCGGCAATACAAAGTGCAAATGCAAATAAGCCCAAAGGACACATCAGCGATCAATATAAAACATATGATATTATAACAAATGATCAAATATTTAAAGCTTATCAATATAAGCCACTTGTAGTTACTTATAGCAATGGCGCTCCTGTTACCTTAAATGATCTTGGTGATGTTGTTGACTCCGTTGAAGATATCCGAAATGCAGGATTGGCCGATGGAAAGCCTTCCGTATTGCTTATTATATTTAAACAACCTGGTGAAAATGTCATTGAAACCGTCGATCGCGTTAATGAAATGATGCCACATCTAAAAGCATCAATTCCCGCAGGCATTGATATGACTGTCGCAATGGATCGCACTCCCACAATCCGTGCATCTCTTCGTGATGTGGAAAAAACATTAGTCATATCTATTCTTCTTGTTATTCTTGTCGTTTTTTTATTTTTAAAAAATATGAGTGCCACGATTATACCAAGCATTGCTGTTCCTTTATCATTGCTTGGCACTTTTGGCATAATGTATTTTTTAGATTATAGCTTAGACAATTTATCCCTAATGGCACTCACTATTTCAACTGGATTTGTTGTAGATGATGCTATCGTTGTTCTTGAAAATATAACACGACATATTGAAGATGGTATGAATCCCAAACAAGCCGCTTTGCTAGGATCCAAGGAAGTTGGTTTTACAGTTCTTTCTATGAGCATTTCCTTAATTGCCGTTTTTATTCCTATTCTATTAATGGGCGGAATCGTCGGTCGGTTATTTCGTGAATTTGCAGTTACCTTATCCCTTGCTATTCTTGTTTCATTAGTTGTTTCCTTAACCATAACACCTACAATGTGCGCAAAAATGTTAAAATCGAAAAAAGATAATCATAAATCTATACATTCAGATGAAATTAAAGATAAAAATCGAATAAATTTCGCGGATAAATCAAAATATTTTTACGATAAATCCCTACAATGGGCATTAAATCATCCCAGATTTATGCTTTCCTTAACTTTACTTACCGTTGCATTAAGTGTTTTTTTATACATTGTTGTCCCTAAAGGATTTTTCCCACAACAAGATACGGGACGGATTATGGGATCGATTCAAGCTGATCAAAATATTTCTTTTCATAGCATGGAACAAAAATTTACACGCTTTGTAGAAATTATTAAAGCGGATCCTGCTGTTGCTCACGTAGTGGGATATACAGGTGGTGGTTCCATTAATTCAGGTAACGTCTATATAACTCTAAAGCCGGTAGAAGAAAGAAAAATATCTCCCGACTTGGTTATCAATCGTCTCCGCGGAAAAGTCTCAGAAATCACCGGCGCTAAAATATTTATGCAAGCAGCCCAAGATCTTGTTATCGGAGGTCGACAAGGGGGCGCTCAATTTCAATATGCCCTTGCAGCGGATAGTATCCCCGAACTGAATAATTGGGGACAAATTATTATGAATCGCGTAAATCTTTTACCAGGCATTGCGGATGTGAATTTTGATCAAAAGGATCATGGCTTAGAATCATTCGTGAATATTGATCATGATGCCGCCGCTCGATTTGGCATCACACCACTTTCTATAGACAATACGCTCTATGATGCTTTTGGCCAAAGACAGGTCTCAGTGATGTATAAATCTATGAACCAATATCATGTTGTTATGGAAGTGGCGCCTAAATATTGGCAAAGTCCAGAATTTCTCAATGATATTTATTTAAGTTCTTCAGAAAAAACTTTGGTACCTCTTTCTGCTATTGCAAAATATTCGGCAAATTCTTCTTTACTTTCCGTAAACCACCAGGATCAATTTCCCGCAACAACACTTTCCTTTAATTTACTTCCCGGAGTTGCTTTGGGAGATGCTGTTTCTCTTATTGAAAAAACAGTAAAAGAAATGAATTTACCTCCCTCTATACGCGCTTCATTTCAAGGTGCGGCAAAAGCATTTCAAGCATCTTTATCTACACAACCTTATTTAATTTTAGCTGCTATTATTACTGTCTATATTGTTTTAGGAATCTTATATGAAAGTTTAATTCATCCTGTTACTATTCTTTCTACAATTCCATCTGCAGGAGTAGGAGCTTTACTGGCATTAATTATAACAGGAACAGATTTATCACTCATTGCCCTCATTGGAATTATTTTACTTATTGGTATTGTAAAAAAGAATGCCATTATGATGATTGATTTTGCATTGCACGTGAAAAGAAATGAAAATAAATCCTCGCAGGAAGCCATTTACCAAGCAGCTTTGTTACGTTTCCGTCCCATTATGATGACAACAATGGCCGCTCTTTTAGGAGCTGTTCCTTTAGCATTTGGCAGTGGTGTGGGTTCAGAATTAAGAAAACCACTTGGCATATCCATCATAGGAGGTTTGATCGTAAGTCAATTTTTAACACTATATACTACACCAATTATTTACCTTTATTTTGAAAAAATTTCGAATTGGTATCAAAATAAAAGACAACAGCAAAATGGTAAAACTTATGAACAACCTGAAATTTAA
- a CDS encoding AzlD domain-containing protein — MLLTELLFLIFVITVITFIFRYLPFVLPKNIIQNEFVINFGKKLPSGIMLILFLYSSGLSEEHVNPSFVYASFIAAIPVVITYIWKKNAVLSIFIGVAFFYIFSN; from the coding sequence ATGCTATTAACTGAATTATTATTTCTTATTTTTGTAATAACAGTAATTACTTTTATTTTTCGTTATTTGCCTTTTGTTTTGCCGAAAAATATTATTCAAAACGAATTTGTGATAAATTTTGGAAAAAAATTGCCATCAGGAATTATGTTGATATTGTTTCTTTATTCTTCTGGTCTGTCTGAAGAACATGTGAATCCTTCGTTTGTTTATGCGAGTTTTATTGCCGCAATTCCAGTTGTAATAACATATATATGGAAAAAAAATGCGGTACTTTCTATTTTTATTGGAGTCGCCTTTTTCTACATATTTTCTAATTAA
- a CDS encoding AzlC family ABC transporter permease: MSRSEYIENSFKDAFKDSIPALAGYVPIGLSFGIVCQKLAYPWFIAPLISMFIYAGASQFILVAMLLAHSSFWSIVYLTAIVNLRHVFYGFSFLDKFKCHSALKIYMIGSLTDESYALLSNNPKSYNNKYSFYVSLLCHFYWILGTFIGVFSYSFLSGYNTEFLVYALTALFLIMAIDGVISSKYFTPVISGFFCYFISFLFFQKNLLIAVFLYFISMFILEWFKFYGKKHAIN, from the coding sequence ATGTCTCGTTCCGAATACATAGAAAACTCATTTAAAGATGCTTTTAAAGACAGCATTCCTGCTCTTGCAGGTTATGTTCCTATAGGCCTTTCATTTGGCATTGTGTGCCAAAAGTTAGCTTATCCCTGGTTTATTGCACCACTTATAAGTATGTTTATTTATGCGGGTGCTTCTCAATTTATTTTGGTAGCAATGTTATTAGCACATAGCTCATTTTGGAGTATTGTTTACTTAACAGCTATTGTGAATTTACGGCATGTTTTTTATGGTTTTTCATTTTTAGATAAATTTAAATGCCACTCTGCTTTAAAGATATATATGATAGGTTCGTTGACTGATGAATCCTATGCTCTTCTTTCTAATAATCCAAAATCATACAATAATAAATATAGTTTTTATGTTTCTCTATTGTGCCATTTTTATTGGATATTAGGTACTTTTATTGGTGTTTTTTCTTATTCATTTTTATCAGGGTATAATACTGAGTTTTTAGTTTATGCTTTGACTGCTTTATTTCTTATTATGGCAATTGATGGCGTGATAAGTTCCAAATACTTTACTCCTGTTATTTCCGGATTTTTTTGCTACTTTATTTCGTTCTTATTTTTTCAGAAAAACTTATTAATTGCTGTATTTCTTTATTTTATATCTATGTTTATACTCGAATGGTTTAAATTTTATGGAAAAAAACATGCTATTAACTGA
- a CDS encoding multidrug efflux RND transporter permease subunit yields the protein MTNISEPFIKRPIATSLFMVAIFLVGILAYQLLPVSALPEVEYPTIQVSTFYPGANPDVIASSITAPLEKQFGQMPGLKQMTSSSSGGVSLITLQFNLKMSLDVAEQQVQAAINTGSSLLPSDLPNPPVYNKVNPADTPIITLALTSKTLPLPQIEDLADTRLAPKFSEISGVGLVTISGGQRPAVRIQANTTTLASYGLNLDDIRTAVSNANVNTAKGNFDGTRLSYTINANDQLLTSEAYKPLIISFRNGAPIRLKDIAEVVDGAENSKQAAWMNEEPAIILNIQRQPGSNVIEVVDSIKKVLPKLKATLPSNIDVKILNDRTTTIRYSVKDAQFELILAVILVVLVIFVFLNNLPATFIPSLAVPLSLIGTFSVMYELGYSLNNLTIMALTIATGFVVDDAIVMIENIARYIEEGESSLNAALKGASQIGFTILSLTVSLIAVLIPLLFMGDIVGRLFREFAVTLSVSILISAIISLTLTPMLCKQLLRHKDPTKKGKFETIVQNFIDDVIDKYSVTLSWVLNHQKMTLYVALATLIFTGFLFYIIPKGFFPIQDTGVIQGITEAPQSISFPEMSKKQQEVAKIILQDPAVENISSFIGIDGINTTLNSGRILITLKPIEERNISASEVIRKIQKQLNKVAGITLFMQPVQDITIDDRISRTQYQYSIGSPSAAEVDKWSTLLLDKLRNAPELRDVASDVQNLGLQSRITIDRSTASRFGITPATIDSTLYSAFGQRQISTMFTQINQYHVILEVTPELNLTPQTALDHLFIQSPSGTSIPFSTFATVSQDIGPLVINRQGQFPVATISFNLASGRSLGDAVKAIENGKEELVFPESVQTNFEGAAKSFQSSLANEGFLIFSAIVVVYIVLGILYESYIHPITILSTLPSAGMGALLALIITRSDFDIIALIGIILLIGIVKKNAIMMIDFALEMERKHNKSPHDAIYEACLLRFRPILMTTLASMLGAIPLALGSGMGSELRRPLGISIIGGLAVSQLLTLYTTPVIYLAFDRLSRYLSNFSFEKNKETKKEEKNPTAVEEPQ from the coding sequence ATGACTAATATTTCTGAACCTTTTATAAAGCGCCCCATTGCCACTTCGCTCTTTATGGTGGCTATTTTTCTCGTAGGAATTTTAGCTTATCAACTGCTTCCGGTATCCGCTCTGCCTGAAGTGGAATACCCCACTATTCAAGTTTCCACATTTTATCCCGGCGCAAATCCCGATGTAATAGCTTCCTCTATTACAGCTCCCTTAGAAAAACAATTTGGTCAAATGCCAGGTTTAAAACAAATGACTTCTTCAAGCTCGGGAGGTGTCTCTTTAATTACGTTGCAATTTAATTTAAAAATGAGTTTAGATGTTGCTGAGCAACAAGTTCAAGCGGCTATTAACACGGGCTCTAGTCTGTTACCTTCAGATCTTCCTAATCCACCTGTATATAATAAAGTCAATCCTGCAGATACACCTATTATAACCTTAGCGTTGACTTCTAAAACACTGCCACTTCCCCAAATAGAAGATTTAGCAGATACGCGATTGGCGCCAAAATTCTCTGAAATATCTGGAGTAGGGCTTGTTACGATCAGTGGGGGACAGCGACCTGCTGTTCGAATTCAAGCAAATACAACGACATTGGCTTCCTATGGTTTAAATTTAGATGATATACGTACCGCAGTGAGTAATGCAAATGTAAATACAGCGAAGGGAAACTTTGATGGCACAAGGCTTTCCTATACCATAAATGCCAATGATCAGCTGTTAACCAGTGAGGCTTACAAACCCCTAATTATTTCATTTAGAAATGGTGCACCGATTCGATTAAAAGATATTGCAGAAGTGGTTGACGGAGCTGAAAATTCAAAACAAGCCGCATGGATGAACGAGGAACCCGCTATTATTTTAAATATACAAAGGCAGCCGGGCTCTAATGTCATAGAAGTAGTTGATAGCATCAAAAAAGTTCTTCCAAAATTAAAGGCGACATTGCCCAGCAATATTGATGTCAAAATATTAAACGATAGAACAACGACTATTCGTTACTCCGTAAAAGATGCGCAATTTGAACTTATTCTTGCCGTTATTCTTGTCGTATTGGTTATTTTTGTATTTCTTAATAATTTACCTGCTACTTTTATTCCAAGCTTAGCTGTTCCTTTATCCTTAATTGGTACCTTTTCTGTCATGTATGAACTTGGCTACAGCTTAAATAATTTAACCATTATGGCTCTTACAATTGCAACAGGATTTGTGGTCGATGATGCGATTGTCATGATTGAAAATATTGCTCGATATATTGAAGAAGGAGAGTCTTCTTTAAATGCGGCTTTAAAAGGTGCTTCCCAAATTGGCTTTACAATTCTATCATTAACTGTTTCTTTAATTGCCGTACTTATCCCTTTGCTTTTTATGGGTGATATTGTAGGAAGATTATTTCGAGAATTTGCTGTTACTTTATCTGTTTCAATTTTAATTTCTGCAATTATTTCTTTAACTTTGACCCCCATGCTTTGTAAACAATTATTACGTCATAAAGATCCAACAAAAAAAGGTAAATTTGAAACCATCGTCCAAAATTTTATTGATGATGTTATTGATAAATATTCAGTTACATTAAGCTGGGTACTTAATCATCAAAAAATGACTCTTTATGTTGCTTTAGCAACACTTATTTTTACTGGATTTCTTTTTTATATTATTCCAAAAGGATTTTTCCCCATTCAAGATACAGGAGTCATTCAAGGCATAACAGAAGCACCACAGTCCATTTCATTTCCAGAAATGTCTAAAAAGCAACAAGAAGTTGCAAAAATAATATTACAAGATCCCGCCGTAGAAAATATTTCTTCATTTATAGGTATTGATGGAATTAATACCACACTAAATAGCGGTCGTATTTTAATTACTTTAAAACCAATTGAAGAACGAAATATCAGTGCATCTGAAGTTATTAGAAAAATACAAAAACAATTAAATAAAGTAGCAGGTATTACTCTTTTTATGCAACCTGTTCAAGATATCACAATTGATGACCGCATCAGTCGTACTCAATATCAATACAGCATCGGCTCACCTAGTGCGGCCGAAGTTGATAAATGGAGCACTTTATTATTAGATAAATTACGCAATGCTCCTGAACTAAGAGATGTTGCAAGTGATGTACAAAATCTGGGACTGCAAAGTAGAATTACAATTGATAGAAGCACTGCGTCACGTTTTGGAATAACACCTGCCACTATTGATTCCACTTTATACAGTGCGTTTGGACAGCGCCAAATATCAACAATGTTTACTCAAATCAATCAATATCATGTGATTTTAGAAGTCACCCCCGAATTAAATTTAACTCCGCAAACAGCACTTGATCATTTATTTATTCAATCTCCCTCAGGAACATCCATTCCTTTTTCGACGTTTGCGACAGTCTCACAAGATATTGGCCCTTTAGTCATCAACAGACAAGGACAATTCCCCGTTGCCACAATTTCTTTTAATTTGGCGTCAGGAAGATCTTTAGGTGACGCTGTGAAAGCAATTGAAAATGGAAAAGAGGAACTGGTTTTTCCAGAAAGTGTACAAACAAATTTTGAAGGTGCTGCAAAAAGTTTTCAAAGTTCCCTAGCGAATGAGGGATTTCTTATTTTTTCAGCCATTGTAGTCGTTTATATTGTTCTCGGTATTTTATATGAGAGTTATATACATCCCATAACAATATTATCTACATTACCGTCAGCTGGGATGGGTGCTCTTCTTGCATTAATAATAACCCGATCTGATTTTGATATTATTGCGCTTATTGGAATAATATTACTTATAGGTATTGTTAAGAAAAATGCTATTATGATGATCGACTTTGCTCTAGAAATGGAACGAAAGCACAATAAATCACCACATGATGCTATTTATGAAGCTTGTTTACTTAGATTTAGACCTATTTTAATGACAACATTGGCTTCTATGTTAGGCGCGATACCACTAGCTCTAGGCTCAGGTATGGGATCGGAGCTGCGCCGCCCCTTAGGAATTTCTATTATTGGTGGTTTAGCCGTCAGTCAGCTTTTAACATTATACACAACACCCGTTATTTACCTTGCATTCGATAGACTATCGCGTTACCTTAGTAACTTTTCATTTGAAAAAAATAAAGAAACTAAAAAAGAGGAAAAAAATCCAACCGCTGTGGAGGAGCCACAGTGA